AACCGGTCACCTCGTCGTAGCGCCATTGATGCGCCTTCACGAGGTTCATAGACAAGAGTTTGCGATATTGCGGGAGCGGTTCCGCGTTCGCACCGTCAACCACACAGGCGTTTGGTGTTTGCATGATGCGTGGATGCATGTGGAGGTTCTTGTGCCTTAGCGAACGACTGTTACACGGCAACAGCTCGCGTGCAGACCTTGCAAGCAGCGCGAGCCGGGGGTAGCCTAGGCCCGTCAATTATCTATTCAAGGGGGTATCGACATGGCGGCGAAGAAGAAGGGCAAGATCCAAGACGAGGGGAAAGTTCGATCCGACGATTGCCGGGGGATTCGGCGCGTGAACCTGATGGTCGTGGACGACTATCAGGAGCGGGAGGCTGTCGCGCACTTCTTCCGTATCGAGGTCGATTTCATTGTGGATCAGCATCAGGCGAATCTGCTTCGAGGCCACCTCGGCAGGCCAACCAAAGGTGGAGACGAGGAGGTGATGGACGAGCTCTTAAAGGGGAGCGAGTATGGTGCTTATGCAGCGAAGGTCCTAAAGGCGGTCTTTGATACCCAATAGCGGACTGGCGCGGTCCGGGCGAACGACTGCGTGTTTTTACTGCCCTTGGCGTCGTTCCCGCAACCGGACCGCGTATCGCACCGGCGCCGCTCGCAGATTCTCCACATCCACCCGATAGCTTCCCGCCGTATCGATCTGCAGGACGCAGTGATCGTGCCCAAGGCTGCCCGAGCGGAGGACCCGTCCCTCGTTCCCCAATAGCCAGCAGCTAATCGAGGTGCCGCGGGCTCCCGCAACCTCTATACTGCGCGTGCCGCTCGGCACGTCCAGCAGGTGAGACCCTGCGCCGTACGGCGGGAGCTCGTGCGACGGCGGCCGGCCGCAGGAGAGCGCGAGGAGCGCATGGAGTGTGGTTGCAAGGATGGCACGACAGAGGGCGGCGCTACTCACCGCTCCCCTCATGAACCCAGTTCGATCGTGGAACATCGCCCGCGTGACACGGCGACGTCTGCCGACTCCCAGTGCCCAGATCCGGCGACCTCGCGCGCGCTGAGCTGGATGCGACCGGGCGCCCTCGTCACCGTCACTGCCCCAGCTGAGTGCGTTCCGCACACGGGCGGCTCCGTGCGATACGCCGTGAGCTGACCCACGACCACTCCATCGACAAGCACTTCTATCGGCGACGGCGAGGGGTCCGATGTCCAGACCGTGATCTGTCCTGTGCTCACCAGTCGCCTCCGCCTGATCAGCGCCCATCACGCCCGACGCCTGTCGATGGGCACACGGCCAGACGGCGCAGACGTTCATGTCCCTCGACGTCGCACGGGATCCGCCTGAACAGGTGAAGGCCGCGTGGCCCGTCCACTCTGGATGCACGGTTCATCGCTCTCCTTTCAGGCCGCGGGTCGTAGGGCGCCTGGTTGATCACCAAGCGCCGCGCGCAACTGCTTCACCGCTCGAAAGAGCCGCAGCTCCGAGGCCGTCGGCGTGATCTCCAGCAGCTCGCCGATCTCCTGGTGGCTCATCGACAGGAAGTACTTCATCACCACCACCTCCCGCAGCTTCACCGGCAAGCGACCGAGTGCCGCATGCACATCATGGTGCATCTCGATGTCACGCGACGGGTCGTGGCCAACCGCGGCGTCCTTCGGGATGTCACCATCCACGAACCGCTTCCGGCGCCGCATCCTCATCAGGCTGCGCGTCACCACGATTCGGCGCAGCCAGCCGGACAATCCGTCACCCCGGTACTGAGCCAGGAGCCGCGGCAGGTCCATGAAGATCTCGTGGACCACGTCCAGCGCCTCGTCCCCGATGAGGCGTTCCCCGGCGGTACACATAGGAGACGCGAACGTTACATATAGATGCTGGAGGCTTACCTGCGCCGCTTCCGAGAGCGGGGCCGCTGGGTCCGACGCTCGAAGGACCTCCAGGGCGTTGGCAGTTGCTGTGGCGGGGCAGCGGTCGACGGACCGTGAGGCGAAGAGGGGGCGTTCCATGTGGGCGAGGGGCATTTGGGACCCCATCGTCGCCCACCCCCCTCACTGGCTCCTCAACGATTCCTCAAACGACGGGCTACCGCAGAGGCAAGGGGGTGGCGGCGGGCACCCCTGAGCCCATCTTCCGCCGATGCTCGAACTCGCCACCTTCGGCGGTGTTGCCCTCACGCGGGACGGGGTCGTTGTCCCCTGGACCCTGCGCGGATGGCAGCGGCCTGCGCTGCTCGCCCTCCTCGCGGCCGCGGGCAAACGCGGGATCGATCGCGCCCTCCTGGCGGCCACCCTCTGGCCGGATTCCCCAGACGCCTCTGCTCGGCATTCCCTCGACGAGCTGCTCAGCCGGACGCGCCGCGAACTGGGCGAGAAGGAGCTCTTCGTCGGGACGATGACCGTGGCCCTCAACACGGCCACTGTCACTGCCGACATTGCCACGTTCGAAGCGGCCATCGCCAGCAGCCGACTCGCAGCGGCTGTCGAGATTTATGACGGGCCGTTCGCCGTCGGCCTGCGCACGGGCGACTCACCGGAGCTCGAGCAACGTCTGCTCTCGGTTCGCGCGCACTACGCGGCCGAGTTTCGGAGGGCGGTGGAGACACTGACCTCGGAGGCGGGGCGACATGGCCACCACGGCGACGCGGTCCGCTGGTGGGAGAAGTTGGTGCGCATGGAGGTCGACAACACCGCAGTGATCCTGCGATTCATCGAGCTGCTGGTCAAAGCGGGTGATACCGACCGGGCCCTCAGTGTGGCGCACGCCGCAAAGAACCGCAGCGAGGTGGACGGCGACCCTGCTGATCCAGCCATCGAGACCTGGATCGAACGGCTCACGAAGGGCAACACCGGCAGTGGCGGCGGCAGTGGCGGTGACAACAGGAAGCTCGAACCGGTCGGAGTCACATCCATCGTCACACGCGCGCTCGGCTCGGACTACCGACTCGGCCCGCTTCGCGATGAAGGGTCGCTCGAGCTCGTCTTCGAGGGCACCAAGGTCACCACGGCCGCACCGGTCGAGGTGCGCCTGATCCAACCACGCGTTGCCGCTGGCACGGACCCATCAGCCTTCGCGCAAGCGATGAATGGCGCCGCGTCGGTCGTCCATCCGGGCGTCGTTCCCGTGCTCGCCGTCCGGGCCACCGCAGACGCCCTGGTCACGGTGACTGCGCGTCGCCCCGCTGAGACGCTCAAGCAACGCATGAGACAAGGAGCGGCGCGCATCCCCGACGTTATCGCGGTGGGTCTTCAGTTGGCCGAGGCGCTCGCCGCCGCTCACCAGCGCGACGTCGTCCACGGAATGCTCCGGCCGCGCCTCATCGGCTTCTCGCGTGATCACGTCGAGATCATCTCCCTCGGACTCGGCCAGGCCCTGCTCAGCCGTCGCTCCTCGGATGAACGATCCACCGTCGTATCGCTCGGATCACCGCGCTACCAAAGCCCCGAACAGCTCACTGGCACCGTGCAGTTGGACGAGGCCAGCGATCTCTATACGCTTGGCGTGATGCTCTACGAGTGGGTGACGGGACAGCCGTGTTTTCCGGAGTCCGGCGACGGCGTCCTAAAGAAGTTGCGGGAGGCTCCAACGCCGGCGCGTTCGGTGCGGCCAACCATCCCTGCCGCCCTGGATGCCATCATAATGCAGTGCGTGGCTCCACATGCAGCCGACCGGCCAGGGAGTGCGATGGAAGCAGCTCGCGCCTTCGCCCAGCTTGCCTGAGCATGTCTGAGTCCGCTGCCCTCATCAGTCGTCAACAGGACCAGTGGGCAAGCACCCTGCCCCGCGACCACCACCACACGCACTACCTGCCCGCAATCCTCGACAATGTCTTCGAGCGAAGGCTGCATCCCGAAACGAGGGCAGACTTCGATCGGGGCGACGGGTCGGAGTTGCACGATAGCGAGTTCCGCACGGGCAAGAATCGCCCCGCGAAAATGCGGGCCCTCGCCTCCTCGTCCGCCCTCGCCGTCAACTTCTTCGATGCCTGGCGCGATGCGGACAAGGCGGCGCTGTCCAGCGCTCTTGGGCTTCCTGCCCCGATCGCCAAGCTGCAATTCGAGTTCAAGCCCGACCTCTACCCCGTCAAGCCGCGCTCTCCGAACCTCGATCTTCTGTTGGAGCTGGCTGATGGGCGGCTGGTCGGGGTCGAGTCGAAGTTTGCTGAGCCCTATAGATCCGCAACGGGGCATCGCACCCTCTCGCCGCGGTACCTTCCTGAGGGGCAGCGTCTGTGGATGGAAGCGGGACTCCCCGGAGCGCAGGCACTCGCAGACACTCTGAGTCCTGACTGGAAGCATCTCGACGCTCCCCAGCTGCTGAAGCACATGCTGGGGTTGGCGAGCATGCGGACACCGCGGCGCGCCGATTCCCTGCTTTACCTGTGGTTTGACACCGACAGGGACGACGCGAGAAACCATGCGGCCGAAGTAGACTGCTTTGCCAGTCACGTCGCCGGCGACGCCGTGCACTTCCTGAATGTGACTTACCAGCAGGCATTCGCCAGGCTCGGGAACATCGAGCCTCGGCCGGGCTGGTGGGAGTATGTGGAGGGCAGGTACTTGCGGGCCAACAGCGCTCAGTAGTCGCCAGATACCTCACGAATGCTGAACGAAGCACCCGAATACGGCGCCGGATGGTACTTCACAGCCCCCTGGGACCCGGTCCTCGTACGTCGCGGCGATGCCCTCGGCCTGCGTGCGGGCGCTGACTACTTCGCGGACCTCCTCGCGCCGGGCCTCAGCAACGGTACATCGGACGCCCGGTGGATCTCTCTGTTGTCGTGGTGCCTCAAGTGGTCGCACATCGTCTGGCGCGAGGCGGGCGGCGGTGACCTGTCCACCCGCGATGGCCAACGCGCACGCTACGCCTGGCTCCGCCCGCTCGAACTCCTTTGGATCGATCGCACCCTGGAGGCGGGGCAGACCACTGGGCAGCTCCGCGGAAGGCGAAGCGTGGAGCGTTGGCGGAAGGACGACCGAAACGAGCGGGAGTTTGCAATGAGTCCCGACCAGTTTCGACGCTACCGACAGGTAGGGTCGTACGGCGCGTATCGCGTCATGCTCCGCGCCCTTCCCGGGCTCACCACCGGCGATGGCTGGACGCCAGCCGCAACGGCCCACCGTCTGGCAGACCTCGCAAACCAGAGCCTGCCTCCCGAAGCACGGCTTCGCCACGAGCACTTCGAGAATGCGACCCGGTGGGGGCACTGGCTCGGAGACGAATCCCGTTACTGGACAAAGCACGGCTGGCCTAACTGGGCATCTCGCCCGGAAACCGGTTGGCTCCCCACGCCGAACGAGGCAATCGCACAGCCTCTTCCAGACGCCGAGAGAATCCTTCTGGAAGGGGCACTCTTCGCCAACGAGTCCAGGAGACGCGTAACGGCCACAGTCCTGGCGCAAGCGAGGGGAGCCACCTCGCACCCCGCCCTCTGCGAAGCCATCGCAGCCTCGGCGACCCTCGCGCGACATGTGGAACCGGCGTCTCTGGCGCCGCTTCCGGCGTTCACCCGCTTTGCCGATGCCGCCATGCACACGATGCGGGGGCTGTGGGACGACCTCAATTCATCCCAGATCACCCAAACGCCACCAGTGCAGGACCTCGCAAAGTCAACGGAGATACGAACCCGGCTGGAGACGATGCGCGAGAGTGCGGACACCTGGCTCAGCGAATCGGGTCGGTCAACCTTTCCCCACGATCAGGTCATCACTCAACTCGCCGAAGGCGTTCGGGCGGCTTCCGCTCCCGTTCAGCAGCTTCGGGCGATGATCCGACATCACCTCGAGCACGGCGGCGGGCGCCGCTGGTTCACCGAGCAGGAAGGACGCCTCAAACCGCTGGTTGCCCACACGGGGATTGCAGCCAGCGACTATCGCTTCCGGCTCTATTCGCTCTCGTGCCTTGCGGGACAGTGTGGCGTCGCGCCGATGGACGATATCCTCGACGCGATCAGCTGGAACGGGATTGGCGATCCGCTCGCGCGCGACATGATCGAAATGGAGGAAGAAGACCTTTGACCGATCCAGGCTGGGAAGACGCGCTCCCGGCGTCGCCGGAGGGTAGCCGCCTCCACGAGGCGTGGATGACTACCTTCGAGCAGCCAGATGCGGGCCTCCTGGTAGAGCACCTTCTTCCCGCTCTCTTGGGCTGCCGCTATGCCCTGTCCCCGGAGTTCAGGGATCGCCAACTGTTCTTCGCCGAACTGGGTTCGACACTCGAATCGCTTCACGGTCGACTCACCGTCATCTCCACGGCCGCACGTGGTCCGCGACTGCCTGCACCGTATCCATGGCTCGGACGCTATGTCAGCCACTTCATCGTCGGGGCCACAGGGCGTGCGGTGCAGCATGCCAAGTTGTGGGCCTTCCACTGGAAGAACGACGACGACACCGAATCCCTTGAGCTCAGGGTCTCGTCCACGAACCTCACGCAGTCGGCGTTCAAGGGTCAGCTGCAAGCAGGATGGCGTACCCTGCTGCCGCTTGCTGTTCGTGGCACGCGGAAGGCTCAGCGATCGTGGAAGGAGCTGGTGGGCTTCATCGAAGTGCTCGGCTTGTCGGCGGGCCCGGAAGCCTCGACTCGTCTCAACCGACTGGTGAGCCTGTTATCCCGTGCTGAGTGTCCGGCGGATGCGGCGTTTGTCGTCAGCACACCCGGCCGCAAGGGTGCCGCCCGACAACTGGCCCAGTACGACCCCGCGGAGATCCATGTGCTCGCACCCACCATCGGCGAGTGGAATCACCGGACAATCGGCGCCTGGTGCGAGGACCTGGGCGTGAGCGCCGACAAGGTCCACCTCAAGTGGATCTCCCAGGTTCATCCATGGGCACAGCCTGGCCAATGGTCGCTCTCCGGACCGGCGCGTGCGGCACTCGACCACGCGGGTGTACGGCTGGAGATGCTCGAAACAGACTTCAGGCTTTCCGACGATCACCGCGCGGGCGATGAGCGCTGGAACCACGCCAAGCTCTACCTGCTCCGTTGCCGCAACACGAGAAGGCGGCGCCTCCTCGTCACGTCGGCCAACTGGAGCAGCTCGGCGTGGGGGGCCGGCCGAACCGCGGCACGAAACTTCGAGCTTGGTGTCACCTTCGAGACCGATTGGACCGCGCTTGAGCACGAGCGGGAACAGTTCACCTTGTTAACGCACCCCTACTGCGTTGACCGGAGCGAAGAGGAGATGGACGAGGATGGCGCTCCAGCGCTCGAATGGGCAGAGGCGACCTGGAATGGCACCCTTGTCACATGCAAGGCGAATAGCACCGACGAACAGACACCCATCAGCGTGCTCGTGACCTTCCAGGACAACACCACGGTGAGCGAAATGCTGGTGGACGGCGAAACCTCGCTTATGTGGAGCAGCGCCCAACATCCCCCGCTCACGGCGAGCTTCACGCAGGGCACGGACATTCTCGGGGTGGATGTTGTTGATCTGCGAGCACCCTCCGAGCTTTCTGGGACCCCGCTCCCCGAGGTAGACCAGGAACTCCAGCAGGCGCTCCGTGACGCATTCCTTTTGCAGCGATACGGTCGGCTGGTGATCGATCCAGAGACAATCCCCGGGCTCATGGGTGCAGCAATGGTCACCAGCGCCGCGGGACCGGCGGCGGACTACGCCGTTCAGGCATGGATCGATGGGCGCGCCGCATTCGAGGTGGTCGATGCGTGGCAAGTGGCCCTCGAGGAGGCAGCGGGCGATGACTCGGAGCTGCAGCGAGTCATGGAGGATGGCAGGGCGCTGCGCGACATCTTTGCGCGCCGGGGCCGTCCGGCGGACGCGCTGGTGGTGGAGGAGTTGGGCTGGCGCCTGGATGGAGGTCCCTGATGGATGACTTCAAGCTTGATGCCCGGCGATGGCGATTCCTCGACAATCCAGCCCGCTACCTCGAGCGGGAAACAGGGGGGTTGCTGCTCGAGCCCTTGAGGAGACAGTTCGCGACTGCCAAGGAGATTCTTGTAAGAATGAGCGCCGGACGTGGCGTGCTTCTCGCAGATGACGTCGGACTGGGGAAGACTACTGTTGGAGCGCTGGTCGCGTGGGTTCTTGCCTGTCAGGACAAGCGAGTGCGCATTTACGCCCCTAACGAGGTGCTTCGCCGACGCTGGGCCGAGGAACTCGAGCGACACATCCCAATGTTGCGGCAGTACGGCGCCAGCAAGGAGCGCATCAAGCCGGGTGATGTGGGCAAGCTCAACGCCGGCCGCATCCAGGTGGCCACGCATCATGCCTTGGTCCAGAGTCGGCGTAACAACGAGCAGCGCACCGCCTGCGACCTGATGATCATCGACGAGGCGCACCGCGCCAAGGGCGACGGCAGTGCCTTCAACGATGCGATGCGCAGCCTGGGTGACCGCGCCAGGCGAAAGCTGATCCTCACCGCCACGCCCTTCTCCATCAACATCACCGAACTGGAGCAGCTCCTGACATTCGTCGGTGCCGACGGTCTCCGGGCTGTACGCCGCTACGCGAGCGATCTGGCCCGACTCTATAAGCTCGGCAACGGGCACGACGTGCAGGCAGAATCAGCTCGGCTCGTCACTGCGGCCAGGGTGGCGATCGATGAGCTACGACCTTGGGTCATTCGAAACGGAATCGACGATCTCTCACCCTCCGAGAGCAAACACTTTGGCAGTATTGCGGCCGAGCGCTGGGAGATTGCTACGGCGGCGGCCACGTCAGAGGAGCTGGCGCTCCTGTTGCGTATGGATCGCCTGTTGCACCTGACCGTGGAGCGCAGGGGAGAGCGCCGCAACGATCCCCGCTTTCACATCGGATGGCGCCATGTGGCCACAGCGCTCGATCGCGCGATTGCGCGCGCCGAACATCCCATTGTCCGTCGCCACGGTGGGGCGGCCATCACGGCGCTCAAGGAACGACGCGCCGCCCCGCACCCAAAGATTGCAGCAGTCTCAAACGCCATTCGCCCGATAGTTGATGCCGGCGAAAAGGTGCTGGTCTTCTGTCATCACCGGGCGACCGCGGCTGAGCTGCTCCTTGAGCTGGAAGGCGCGCTCAAGGTGGAGCCTGCGCGCGACATGGCACCGCCGGTGCGTGTGTGGCGCGAAGCTTGGGAGGGGATGCTCGGCGACGGCGATGAGCTGATGGAGCCAATCCTTGACTGGTTGTGTTCACCTGGCGTGTGTGCGCAGGTGAGCCGGTGGCTGGGCAAGCCGGCGCTGGCCGTGGGGAGGCTGCAAGGGCAGCTCTCAGCCACAAGACCCCGCGGGGCGGCCGCGCCAGTGCCGTCGATTGCCGAGGCAGCTCGGAGCCTGAGGGACGAGCTGCTGGACGAGCAGTCCACCTCCACACGCGCAGTGCTCAGAGCCATCGCCCGGAACACGCGTGCCTTTGGCCAGGGGGAATCTCAATGGCCGGGCCACATGGATGATGGCCACCGGGTGATGGGTACCTGGAAGGAGGACGAAGGTGAACGACCCACAACCCTCTATACTGGGCAACCCGACATCGTGCTCGCGCTCTTCAACAGTCCCTTTGGGCCTGATGTGCTGGTGACCACTGATTGGTTGAGCGAGGGGGTCGACCTGCATCGCTGCTGCCGGCACCTCATCCACTACGAACTCGATCCAAGCCCCATTCGCACCTTGCAGCGCAACGGCCGGCTAAGGCGCGTCAACTCGTGGGCCGCGCAGACGCGGCAACCCATCCGTTATGCCTACCCCACCTTTGGTGGCACACGCGATGAGAAGGCGGTAGGGGTAATGCGTCAACGGATCAACGCCTTTGGGCTGCTGCTGGGCGGGGTGCCCAGGCTGGACGACGAGGATGTGGTGGACGAGCGCGAGGCGTTTGCGGAGCAGGTACTTCGTGTAGCGCGGAGGCGACTGGAGTCGCTCAATCAACGGCTGAGCGGGTGAGGCTGCCCAGTTCTCGAGTCTTCGCCCGGCTGGCCTGAGCTTGCACAAGCGTCGCCAATGAGTGGCGACGTTTCGACCGGCGGAGAGGTCCACAGGGATGCTGTGTCTCGCACGCGCTCAGGACGCGGGCGCGTGACGGAAAGCTTCGACCCCGGCTGCGCATCTGGAGTCTGGCGCGCGAACGCACCCGCGATCGCGACGCGCCGGATTCCGCCGAGCCTTCCCGCTCGGGCCTCTTGGAGAGCTCCATGCGCACCCGGATCATTGCACCACTGTTGTTGTCCTTTGTCATCGCACCCTTCGTCCAAGGCCAGACACTCGCCAGCGCGAACGCTCCGCGGTCGGTCGGTTGCGAAGTCACGCAGACGGCCAGCTGCTTTGCCTTCTTCGCGGATGGCAACGTGAGAAAGGCGATCGACCAGAAGGGTTCCGGAACTCCCGCCTCTGGCTCTGTCGGATTCGCGCTGGCGCGGTATCGCTCGGTGTTTTCGGGACAGATCAACATTGCGGATACGCCGGACACCGTCACTGCAGGGTACGGGGCGCGCCTCGTGGCACCGGGAGTCGGTGGAGCGCTTTCCGCTGGGCTGGTTTCGTTCCGGCGTCTGCCGTCGCCGGATTCGACACACGGTCTCGGCTACCACTTCTACGGCAGCATTGCGTCGTCCCGGTGGGCCACCGATCTCGACCCGCAGGGCGCAGTGCTCAAGACCACCGATGTCGGCGTATTGGGTTTCG
The nucleotide sequence above comes from Gemmatimonadota bacterium. Encoded proteins:
- a CDS encoding sigma-70 family RNA polymerase sigma factor — its product is MCTAGERLIGDEALDVVHEIFMDLPRLLAQYRGDGLSGWLRRIVVTRSLMRMRRRKRFVDGDIPKDAAVGHDPSRDIEMHHDVHAALGRLPVKLREVVVMKYFLSMSHQEIGELLEITPTASELRLFRAVKQLRAALGDQPGALRPAA
- a CDS encoding DEAD/DEAH box helicase family protein — its product is MDDFKLDARRWRFLDNPARYLERETGGLLLEPLRRQFATAKEILVRMSAGRGVLLADDVGLGKTTVGALVAWVLACQDKRVRIYAPNEVLRRRWAEELERHIPMLRQYGASKERIKPGDVGKLNAGRIQVATHHALVQSRRNNEQRTACDLMIIDEAHRAKGDGSAFNDAMRSLGDRARRKLILTATPFSINITELEQLLTFVGADGLRAVRRYASDLARLYKLGNGHDVQAESARLVTAARVAIDELRPWVIRNGIDDLSPSESKHFGSIAAERWEIATAAATSEELALLLRMDRLLHLTVERRGERRNDPRFHIGWRHVATALDRAIARAEHPIVRRHGGAAITALKERRAAPHPKIAAVSNAIRPIVDAGEKVLVFCHHRATAAELLLELEGALKVEPARDMAPPVRVWREAWEGMLGDGDELMEPILDWLCSPGVCAQVSRWLGKPALAVGRLQGQLSATRPRGAAAPVPSIAEAARSLRDELLDEQSTSTRAVLRAIARNTRAFGQGESQWPGHMDDGHRVMGTWKEDEGERPTTLYTGQPDIVLALFNSPFGPDVLVTTDWLSEGVDLHRCCRHLIHYELDPSPIRTLQRNGRLRRVNSWAAQTRQPIRYAYPTFGGTRDEKAVGVMRQRINAFGLLLGGVPRLDDEDVVDEREAFAEQVLRVARRRLESLNQRLSG
- a CDS encoding protein kinase is translated as MLELATFGGVALTRDGVVVPWTLRGWQRPALLALLAAAGKRGIDRALLAATLWPDSPDASARHSLDELLSRTRRELGEKELFVGTMTVALNTATVTADIATFEAAIASSRLAAAVEIYDGPFAVGLRTGDSPELEQRLLSVRAHYAAEFRRAVETLTSEAGRHGHHGDAVRWWEKLVRMEVDNTAVILRFIELLVKAGDTDRALSVAHAAKNRSEVDGDPADPAIETWIERLTKGNTGSGGGSGGDNRKLEPVGVTSIVTRALGSDYRLGPLRDEGSLELVFEGTKVTTAAPVEVRLIQPRVAAGTDPSAFAQAMNGAASVVHPGVVPVLAVRATADALVTVTARRPAETLKQRMRQGAARIPDVIAVGLQLAEALAAAHQRDVVHGMLRPRLIGFSRDHVEIISLGLGQALLSRRSSDERSTVVSLGSPRYQSPEQLTGTVQLDEASDLYTLGVMLYEWVTGQPCFPESGDGVLKKLREAPTPARSVRPTIPAALDAIIMQCVAPHAADRPGSAMEAARAFAQLA